The following is a genomic window from Niabella soli DSM 19437.
TATTCGTACCAATAACGAATATGATGGCGAGGAATATGATGCTACAAAGGAGTTAGGAGCCTGGTCGTCGGTAAATTATGATGCTGCCAAATGGATACAGCCGCAGCTCGTTGCGGCGCCTGCAGGGCAAGTGCGGCCACAGCCCAATCCTTCTATGAAAGTGATGGAAAAAATTCAGCCTAAGTCCATTAACAGATTGAGGGATGGCATTTACATTTTAGATATGGGGCAGAATTTTGCTGGCTGGCTGCAGATCAAAGTGAACGGTAAAAAAGGCGATAAGGTAAAAATGCGTTTTGCTGAGAGCCTGCAGCCGGACGGTGCCTTATATGTTGCCAATCTCAGGGATGCAAAAGTGACAGATATGTATACCTTAAACGGCGGGGGAGAAGAAGTCTGGCACCCGCAGTTTGTGTATCATGGTTTCCGGTATGTGGAAATAAGCGGCTGGCCGGGAACGCCCGATGTGAGCGACTTTGAAGGACAACTGGTGTATGACCAGATGCAAACGGCGGGACAGTTAACAACCTCCAATGCAACCATCAACCAGGTTGTAAAGAATGCCTGGTGGGGCATTGCGTCCAATTATAAGGGGATGCCGGTAGATTGCCCGCAACGGAACGAGCGCCAACCCTGGCTGGGCGACAGGGCGCAGGGCGCATACGGGGAAAGCTTTTTGTTCAATAATGCAGCGTTTTATGCAAAATGGTTAGATGACATTGAAGCAGCTCAAACGGCAGCAGGAGCCATACCCGATGTGGCGCCTGCTTTCTGGAATTATTATAGTGATAATGTTACCTGGCCGGGTACCTATATTTTGGTTGCCGAAATGTTGCGCCAGCAATTTGACGATACCCAAAGCATCATTAAACATTATCCGTCCATGAAAAAATGGATGCTATATATGAAGAACCGGTACATGAAAGATTTTATTGTTACAAAAGATAAATATGGCGACTGGTGTGTACCGCCTGAAGATCTGAAAATGATCCGCTCGCAGGATAGCACCCGAACTACAAAAGGGGCCTTGCTGGCCACAGCGTATTATTACAGGCTTTTGGGGCTGATGCAAAACTTCGCAGCCATAGCAGGCCATCCTTCCGACGGCGCTGAGTACGCCCGGCTGAAAGAAAATATCCGGACGGCATTTAATAAGAAATTCTTCAGGGCCGACAGCAACCAGTATGACAACGGCACGGTTACGGCCAACCTCCTTCCCTGGTATTTTGGGATGGTTCCTGAAGATAAAAAGCAAGCGGTTTTTACCAATATCATTAAAAAGCTTAATGCAGATAAAATGCATATCAGCACCGGGGTGATCGGCACACAGTGGCTCATGCGCGGGCTTACGCAGAATGGTCGCTCCGATGCGGCGTATACCCTGGCATCCAATAAAACCTACCCGAGCTGGGGCTATATGGTTGAAAACGGTGCCACAACTATTTGGGAGCTATGGAATGGAAATACCGCCAACCCACAGATGAATTCTCAAAATCATATTATGCTGCTGGGCGATCTGATGATTTGGCTGTTTGAGGATCTCGCAGGTATTAAATCAAAGGCGCAGGGCTTTAAAGAAATTGAGATGAAACCGGCCTTTAGAAATGATGAAAACATTTCGGCAGCGTATAAAAGCGTAAGAGGCGAGATCGTCAGTAACTGGACTCAGGAAAACGGAAAACTAAAATGGACCATTACGATACCGGCCAATACAGTAGCAAGGATATACGTTCCGGCAAAATCCAGGAAAGAGGTAAAAGAATCCGGAAGGATGATTGATGAAAAGAATGCTGTTAAATTTATAACCATGAGTGGGGGCGATGCCATATTTGAGATGGGCAGCGGCATTTATCACTTTACAAATTAAAAATGATATGAATTTTAAAAAAATGATTGCGGGTTTATTGAGTCTGAGCTTTTGTATATTGTTACATGCCCAGGCAGCCGATCCGGATGCTGAAACCCAAAAGAAAGCTTCGGAATGGGTAGCCGCATTGTATTTAACGGATGCGGCAAAAGCCGATCGGGTGCAGGCTGCTATTGCAACCCATCTTAATGCGGTTAAGGACTGGCATAATACACATCCGGTAAAACAAAACCCCGGAGGGATCAACCCGGCTACCGGAAACGCCTTTAGTAATTTGGATTGGGAAGTGATCTATTGTTCTCAAAAACCAAAAACAGTTCGCGAAAACCTGATGCGTGTTTTAAATGCTGAGCTGACACCCGAACAGATTGAACAGGTATTTGATAAGTATACGGTTGGTAAAGTAGCCTTTACTTTAAAAGGATACGAAGCCATTGTGCCTGATCTTACAGAAACAGAGCGTGGCGAAATAGTAAAAAATCTGAAACAGGCGCGCGATCAGGCGATTGATTATAAGAGTATGAAAGAGATCTCTGCTATATTTGAGATCTATAAAACAAAATGCGAGCAATACCTCAATAATAACGGCCGTAACTGGAGGCAGTTGTTTAAGAACTATGTAGATAAGGTGAAGGCAGAGAAGGCAAAGAAAAAGGGTTGATGCAGTTCGATACGACGAATTAATTGAGCTCTTTTCGAATGACAGTTCGTCGTCACCTCGACCGGAGCGGAGAGGTCTCTACGGTATCATTCCGGCATAAGGAGTTTGAAATTTGTTTGGTGACGCATGATGCCATCTGCACTACAGTACAAGAGTGCGATCCCGCCTTCAGCGGGACAGGCTCCAGAATAATGCTGCCATTGGCACTTTCGCCAGGGTAAAAATAAAAAGTAGATTAAATAATAAATGATGATGAAAAAAATAAATCTGTTAACCGTTTGTCTTTTGTTGATAACGGTTTTTGTTACAGCACAAACCAACCGCTGGAAGCAGGGCATCCTGGTAGACGAATTTATTTACGATACGGCCTCCTTTCCGCAGGCGCATGCCTCTACTATTGCAGAAACGCCCGATGGGCTGATCGCTGCCTGGTTTGGTGGTACCAAAGAAGGTAATAAAGATGTATGCATCTGGACCAGTCGCCTCGTAAATAATAAATGGACGGCCCCTCAACTAGTCGCGGATGGTATATTGAATGATTCCACCCGTTACGCCTGTTATAACCCCGTGTTGTATTATGCACCTACGGGAGAGTTGCTGTTGTTTTATAAGATAGGACCTAATGTGGCGGGATGGACCGGCTGGATGAAGCGTTCAAAAGATAACGGGAAAACCTGGAGCCCGCGGGAGGCGCTGCCGGAGGGTTATCTGGGGCCCATTAAGAATAAACCCGAACTCATTAACGGGGTTTTGGTTTGTCCATCCAGTACGGAAGTTGGCGGCTGGAAAGTGCATTTTGAATATACAAAGGATTGGGGCCACACCTGGACAAAATCAGCTCCTATCAATGATGGCAAAACTTTTTCCGCGATTCAGCCCTCTATTTTAAAATATAAGAATGGTGCGCTGCAGGTGCTGGGACGTACGCGGAATACCGTCATTTATGAAAGCTGGAGTAAAGATCACGGCAAAACATGGTCGCCCATGACGGCCCTGGATCTGCCCAATAATAATTCCGGAACAGATGCCGTAACATTAAAAGACGGCCGCCAGTTATTGGTATACAATCATGTATTGCCGGACTCCACCTGGGTAAAAGGAAAGGGGCCCAGAACGCCGCTGAACGTAGCCGTTTCAAAAGATGGTAAAAACTGGTATGCCGCGCTGGTGCTGGAAGATTCACCCATCAGCCAGTACTCCTACCCGTCGGTGATCCAGGGCAAAGATGGTATGGTGCATATCGTATATACCTGGCGCCGGCAGCGGATAAAATATGTAAAAATTGATCCGTCAAAGTTGAAGCTGACACCTATAAAAAATAAAAAATGGCCGGGAGCGGCGGTGCTAAAGGGAACGGTAACCGACGATTAATAAAAATAGCCGTATGAAGCATATACCCTTACTGGATCTGATCATTATTTTGCTGTACCTGGCCGCTATGGTATGGATCGGTTTTTATTTTTCCAAAAAGAATAAAAGCGCCGACCAGTTTACCAAAGCATCCGGTCGCATTCCCGGCTGGGCCATCGGGCTTTCCATTTATGCTACGTTTTTAAGCAGTAATACGTTTTTGGGTGTGCCGGGTAAGGCTTTCGGATCGAACTGGAATGCTTTTGTATTCAGCATCTCCATGCCTTTTGCCGCAATATTCGCAGCTAAATATTTTGTGCCGTTTTACCGGAGCACGGGAGAAGTATCTGCCTATACGCATTTTGAAAAACGCTTCGGCCCCTGGGCCCGTACCTATGCAGTGGTCTGTTTTGTGCTGACGCAATTTGCAAGAATGGGTTCCGTATTCTTCGGCATGGCATTGAGCCTGCAGGCATTGCTGGGCTTTTCAATGGCCTCCATTATGGTGGTGATGGGCATCTGTATTATTATTTATACAGTGATGGGTGGAATGGAAGCAGTGATCTGGACGGAAGTAGTACAGGGTATTTTGAAAACCCTGGGAGCCTTGCTGATCCTTTATCTCATTTTGCGGGAGATTCCCGGCGGCATCGAAAAGGTAGTTGCCATTGGAAAAGCTCATCATAAATTTAGTTTGGGCGACGCTTCCTTTGACCTTACCAAATCCGGTTTCTGGGTGATCTTATTATATGGTTTTTTTATCAACCTGAACAATTTTGGAATGGACCAGAACTACGTGCAGCGTTATCATACGGCCAGCAACAGCAGGGAAGCAAAAAAGTCTGTCTGGTTATGCGTGGCGATGTATGTGCCGGCATCCTTATTGTTTTTTATTATTGGTACGGCGCTTTTTGCCTATTACCAGCAGCACCCGGAACTGACGACTGAGATCACGCGCATGGTGGCAACGGAGCGCCTGGGTTCGGGGGCCTCCCCATCAGCGATAAATACCCTGGCTGCTTCTCTGCAACCCGCGGATTATGGTGATAAGGTGATGCCGCATTTTATGGTGTACAAGATCCCGCAGGTATTCCTGGGGTTGATCATTGCTGCTATATTATCTGCGGGGATGAGCACGATCAGCTCCGGGATGAATGCCTGTGCCACGGTGTTTACAAAAGATATTTACAAACGCTATTTTGATCCGGCTGCAGAAGGGAAAAAAGAATTAAAGATCCTGTACTGGGGCACCGTTATTTTTGGATTGATCGGGCTGGGTACGGGGCTAGCCATGCTGGGTATTAAGAGTGTGCTGGATGTGTGGTGGGAGTTGTCCGGTATTTTCTCCGGGGGGATGCTGGGTTTGTTCCTGCTGGGACTGATCAGTAAAAGAACAACCGGCGGGCAGGCAGCTATTGCCGTAATAGCGGGCGTGCTGGTGATCCTTTGGTTTACGTTTTCGTCGAAAATACCGCCGGCTTATGCATATTTAAAGATCGGCCTGCATATTAATATGGTGATCGTGGTAGGCACGCTGACGATTTTTGGGGTGGGGTGGTTGTTGTCGTTGCGGAAGACAAAGGCAGTATCATAACGGGTTTGAGGTCACAACTGTGACCTCAAACTTTCCAGGAACGTCATTTCGACAAGTCCGCCGAAAACGGATGAGGAGAAATCTCGTTGTTTAAGAATGAGATTCCTCCTTTCACTGCGTTACAGTCGGAATGACGATAATAACGACGATAAGTGCTCACATCGGGCTGGTCTTATGGTATCAACGTTCCAGGAAAATCATGAATGGTTTCGCAGCAAAGCTGCTCCATCACCTGTTTTAGTTGCGCTTTAAACATAGCAATGGTATGATCACCACCGGATGTTCCCAGTGCGCCCACGCCATACATAAAAGGCCGGCCCATAAAAGTGAAGTCGGCGCCGCGGGCCAGCGACCGGCCAATATCCGGGCCTGAGCGGAGCCCGCTGTCGATCATTACCTTGTATTTCGATTTAAATTTATCTGCCAACCCTTTTAAGGGCTTGATGGTAGATTCACCGGCATCGATCTGTCGACCGCCGTGGTTGGAAATGATGATGCCGTCCACTCCAATGCCAGCGCATAGCTCCGCATCGTGTTCGTTCACTACACCCTTTACCACCAGCTTGCCTTTCCATTTATCCCGGATTGCGGCCACTTTATCCACATCTACCCGACCGGTAAACGTAGCGTTCATAAACTTGCCCAGTTGTTTCATGTCCATCCCCTTTTTCATATAGGGCTTTAAGGTGGCAAAGGAAGGAATGCCCACGCGGAGCGTTTCCAATCCCCATACAGGGTGCATTGCCGCCTGAACGAAATTATTGATGGTATTTTTGGGCGGCATGGAAAGTCCGGCTTTGATTTCCCGATAGCGCAAACCAAAAGAAGGAACGTCAATTAAAACTACCAGTACCGGACAATTTACAGCTTCCAGCCGGCGCAAAATATCATCGCGGAGTTCGTTCTCTGTTGGATGGTATAGCTGGAACCAGAACTTGCTTTCAGAAAGTTCGGCAATACGTTCGATACTGCTGGTGGAAACGGTACTCAGAATATAGGGAATGTTATGTTTTAAAGCTGCTTTGGCCAGTATTTCCGGGGCATTGGGCCACATCAGCCCCTGCAGGCCTACCGGTGCAATACCGAATGGGGCGTCGTAAACATGACCGAATAATTCGGTACGCATGTCAACACCCTTATGTTTTTTAAGATATTGCGGCATCAGGAAGACGTGCTTAAAATCTTCTTCATTCCTCCAAACATTTAGTTCATCATTACAGCCGCCTTCCAGGTAATCAAATGCAAATTTGGGCATTCTTTTTTTTGCCTTTCTTTTTAAATCGGCTACTGATGGATATTGCGGGTTATATCGGAGTAAATTTGTGCTCATAATTTTATATTGGCGAAGAAAAAGAATCAGCAAGATTAACAAATAATTTCCGATTTCCTGTCCTGTACCATCCGGCAAGGGTGTTCCTTGAATAAATTGTTGTATAAATGGTAAAAAGGATTTATTAGAAGATTCCTTATCCGTTTTGGGTGACAGAGTGACTTGTGGGACTAGTTAACATTGGAGTAGGTCGCACCAGTCGCTTGAGTCCCACCAACTAGCCACACGGTTGCTCAACTACCTATCTCATTTTGTAACTTCCTGGAACACCTTCTTCAAATAAGCCACATTGGTGCCGTAATTATATTTTACATCTCTCGGGTGCAGTGCGTCGCGCGACCGTTCTACCACCAGCCATCCGCTCCATTTCATTTGATCCAGCGTTTTTTTCACTTTGTATAAATCGATCTGCGGATCGTTCTGGAGCCATACACTGTCTTTATTAGTGCAATGGATCATGGCAATATTCTTTGCTCCCAATATTTTTAGTTCTTTGTAAAGATCCCGGCCCTCTTTCAGTGGATTTGAAAAATTAAAATAGATCTTTATTGCCGGAGAACCAATTTCTTTGAGGAGCGCTACTTCTCCTTTTGCGTCAAGTGCTGTTTCAATAGCAATGGTCACACCGGTTTCCTGCGCCATTTTGCCGGCTTCTTTTAAACGGGCAACAACCGCCGGTCGCTTTTCCGGGTTTTTTTTCAGATCGCATTGTATCCCTAAAGGAAGGAACGCTGTTTTAACATTCATCTGTTTCATCGTTGTAATACATGCCGCTATCGACTCTTTATAATGCTCCCTTCCACAAAAGGATTGTGCATAATAGCCCGTCATGGCCAGCGAGGGGATTTCCAGGTTCAATGCCCTGGCGGTTTGCAGGTATTTCTCCCGTACGGAATCTATCGCCAGCTTATTATCAAAGGTTTCCCGGTTGCCCAATCCGCCCATGTCAATTTCAATGCCATCGGCATGCAACTCTTTTGCGAGCGGCAGGGCGCCCAACTTCTGACGTTTTAACAACATCAGGTCGATCAGCGCAATTTTATATTGCTGTGTTTTCTGGGCGATACCCGTTATAGGCAAAGCAATAATAAGGAGGTATAGGAATGCTTTTTTCATATTATGTGAATTATGTTTTTCTCACACCTGCCCGTTCAGTCAGGCGGGGATTCCGCAGATTTGCACAGATTTTAAGCCTTTTGTGATAATCCGCGTCGTAAGTGAGCTATATAAATACTGCTTTTGTACTCGTTCAGTCTTTTCTCTCACAGATTCCTCAGATTTTAAAAGTCTTCTGTGATAATCCGTGTAATCCGTGAGCCATATATAAATATTGCTTTTGTATTCGTTTTTTTCTCACAGTCCGCAGATTTACATAGAGTTTAAAGCTCTTCTATGATAACCAGCGAAATTTCATCTACAGTCGAAAAAGCATTGCGGGCGAAATGACGATGAACTATAAACCATAAACCATGAACTATTTCACCGCTGCTTCAAAAACTTTTTCCAAATTGTCGAAACCCTTTACTGCGCGGGCAGGTAACTTTTCTCCATGATCCCCGAACACATATAATTTTTTCTCGTCTTCAATGGTAATGTCCGATTCATCTATAACGCCCTTTTTGTCTTCAATGGCTTTTATATTCAATCCCAGGTACCGTGCCATAAAGTGATATACGGCGGTTCTTTTGTTGATGCCGAAATCATGTTTTTCGGTGGGTAGATGCACATTCTGCAGATCTGCTTTCTTTCCATACCAGCTATACATTTTTTGCAGATAAGGAAAATCATGTTCGGGCATTTTATCTGTCCAGTCGCCGCCATCGCTCACCAGCAATTGCGGACGTGGGGCGGCCATTGCAGCGATCTCTACATTATCAGTGCCCCCACCGCAACTATGAATATCCATGCCACTCTCACAGGGGCAGCCGCCATAGAAATAAGAAGAAACAGAAACTACAGGTGCCGACACTTTTATGCGGTCATCAATGGCGGTCATTAATTCGGTATGACTGCCGCCGCCGGAGCCCCCTGTGATGCCTACTCTTGTGGTATCTGCATCTTTTAAAGCCAGCAGATAATCCAGGATGCGGATGGCGCCCAGTGCCTGTATGGTCATGGCCAGACTGCGGCGATGGTCTTCCGGTTTAAACTGTAATAAGGATTCACCCCAGGCAAAGAGATCATAACTAAAGGCCATGGCGCCCATTTTTGCTAGCGCAGCGCAGCGGAGCTGGCAATCGGGGCGATAGCGTTGTTGTTGCCAGTGCCCATCTGGGTTCAGGATCACAGGGATCTTCCCTTTGTGGGTTGCAGGCTTGTATAGGGATCCGTTGATCCATACACCGGGTAAAATTTCCAGGGCAATATTCTCTATTGTGTAACCATTGTATTTCCGGATGGGAGTAGTAACGGGTTCGCTGATGGGCCATGCCGGTAATTTAGCCAGTTGCAATTTTTCAAGAATGCATTGTTTTAATTCTTTTTTCCGGGCCTCCCATTCCGACAAATTTTTATACTGGGCCGCAATGCGGTCCAGCTCGGCCCAGCCGTCAGCTACAGCCCAGCGATAGTACTCATAATCGCCGATCTTATATTTTTTGTCGCCATCCTTTTTTACTTTCAGATCAAAAGGTGCTAACACGTTGTTTAGTGTTTCTTCTACATCCGGGCGAAAACGCCAGCGGGCATAGTTGAGCACTTTTCCTTTTACCAATGAGTCCGGATAGCGGATGGCAACGCCATAGCGCGTTTCGATATTCTTTAATACCTGGGCTAACGGCTCCGCATATTTGTTATCTGTATTCTCCTGTGCCTTTGCAAAAAAGCTGAACAAAATTCCCCAAAGTAGAAGAGTGCGACGCAAGTAAAGCATAATAGTAATTCTGAAGCTGGCGAAATAATTAAAAAATCAATTTAATAGATGGTGAGAGAAGACACTCACCATGGCGGCGGCTCGTGGAGACACACGCCACAGCAAATTACAATCCCACCGGCTGAATTCCCAACCGGTTGCACCAGCCCAGGAACCGGTCGTAGAGTGCATCTACTTCCTTTTTCTGATCCGGCGTCAGGTGCAGTGCATAGGCCCGGCTGATGGTACGCACCGGTAGTCCGCGCTTTTCCAGAAAATATTTGGCGCTCATGGGGTAGGCCTGGTGGATCATCGGGTCCACGCTTGCAAGTTCTGCCTGCAGCCA
Proteins encoded in this region:
- a CDS encoding alpha-L-rhamnosidase encodes the protein MRFRFILFFVGVAFAARAQLQVQNLTIEQQASPIGIATLQPRFSWQLSSDKRGVKQTAYEILVASSKAALEKNIGDVWSSGTVKSDNTLFVHFSGSSLQVNRYYYVKVKVITNKGEEAWSKPVFFTVGLVKQSEWKAKWIGHDGGFGWDSITQWSRLSARYFRKEFPVAKKIKKAFVNIVGLGMYSLLINGKKIGDAVLTPAPTDYRKTVLSNTYDVTEHITTGNNAVGVVLGNGRFFTMRQNYKPYKINNFGFPKLLFQLDIIYEDGTNETIVSDQSWKFTADGPIRTNNEYDGEEYDATKELGAWSSVNYDAAKWIQPQLVAAPAGQVRPQPNPSMKVMEKIQPKSINRLRDGIYILDMGQNFAGWLQIKVNGKKGDKVKMRFAESLQPDGALYVANLRDAKVTDMYTLNGGGEEVWHPQFVYHGFRYVEISGWPGTPDVSDFEGQLVYDQMQTAGQLTTSNATINQVVKNAWWGIASNYKGMPVDCPQRNERQPWLGDRAQGAYGESFLFNNAAFYAKWLDDIEAAQTAAGAIPDVAPAFWNYYSDNVTWPGTYILVAEMLRQQFDDTQSIIKHYPSMKKWMLYMKNRYMKDFIVTKDKYGDWCVPPEDLKMIRSQDSTRTTKGALLATAYYYRLLGLMQNFAAIAGHPSDGAEYARLKENIRTAFNKKFFRADSNQYDNGTVTANLLPWYFGMVPEDKKQAVFTNIIKKLNADKMHISTGVIGTQWLMRGLTQNGRSDAAYTLASNKTYPSWGYMVENGATTIWELWNGNTANPQMNSQNHIMLLGDLMIWLFEDLAGIKSKAQGFKEIEMKPAFRNDENISAAYKSVRGEIVSNWTQENGKLKWTITIPANTVARIYVPAKSRKEVKESGRMIDEKNAVKFITMSGGDAIFEMGSGIYHFTN
- a CDS encoding DUF3826 domain-containing protein, which gives rise to MNFKKMIAGLLSLSFCILLHAQAADPDAETQKKASEWVAALYLTDAAKADRVQAAIATHLNAVKDWHNTHPVKQNPGGINPATGNAFSNLDWEVIYCSQKPKTVRENLMRVLNAELTPEQIEQVFDKYTVGKVAFTLKGYEAIVPDLTETERGEIVKNLKQARDQAIDYKSMKEISAIFEIYKTKCEQYLNNNGRNWRQLFKNYVDKVKAEKAKKKG
- a CDS encoding sialidase family protein, whose translation is MKKINLLTVCLLLITVFVTAQTNRWKQGILVDEFIYDTASFPQAHASTIAETPDGLIAAWFGGTKEGNKDVCIWTSRLVNNKWTAPQLVADGILNDSTRYACYNPVLYYAPTGELLLFYKIGPNVAGWTGWMKRSKDNGKTWSPREALPEGYLGPIKNKPELINGVLVCPSSTEVGGWKVHFEYTKDWGHTWTKSAPINDGKTFSAIQPSILKYKNGALQVLGRTRNTVIYESWSKDHGKTWSPMTALDLPNNNSGTDAVTLKDGRQLLVYNHVLPDSTWVKGKGPRTPLNVAVSKDGKNWYAALVLEDSPISQYSYPSVIQGKDGMVHIVYTWRRQRIKYVKIDPSKLKLTPIKNKKWPGAAVLKGTVTDD
- a CDS encoding sodium:solute symporter — encoded protein: MKHIPLLDLIIILLYLAAMVWIGFYFSKKNKSADQFTKASGRIPGWAIGLSIYATFLSSNTFLGVPGKAFGSNWNAFVFSISMPFAAIFAAKYFVPFYRSTGEVSAYTHFEKRFGPWARTYAVVCFVLTQFARMGSVFFGMALSLQALLGFSMASIMVVMGICIIIYTVMGGMEAVIWTEVVQGILKTLGALLILYLILREIPGGIEKVVAIGKAHHKFSLGDASFDLTKSGFWVILLYGFFINLNNFGMDQNYVQRYHTASNSREAKKSVWLCVAMYVPASLLFFIIGTALFAYYQQHPELTTEITRMVATERLGSGASPSAINTLAASLQPADYGDKVMPHFMVYKIPQVFLGLIIAAILSAGMSTISSGMNACATVFTKDIYKRYFDPAAEGKKELKILYWGTVIFGLIGLGTGLAMLGIKSVLDVWWELSGIFSGGMLGLFLLGLISKRTTGGQAAIAVIAGVLVILWFTFSSKIPPAYAYLKIGLHINMVIVVGTLTIFGVGWLLSLRKTKAVS
- a CDS encoding alpha-hydroxy acid oxidase: MSTNLLRYNPQYPSVADLKRKAKKRMPKFAFDYLEGGCNDELNVWRNEEDFKHVFLMPQYLKKHKGVDMRTELFGHVYDAPFGIAPVGLQGLMWPNAPEILAKAALKHNIPYILSTVSTSSIERIAELSESKFWFQLYHPTENELRDDILRRLEAVNCPVLVVLIDVPSFGLRYREIKAGLSMPPKNTINNFVQAAMHPVWGLETLRVGIPSFATLKPYMKKGMDMKQLGKFMNATFTGRVDVDKVAAIRDKWKGKLVVKGVVNEHDAELCAGIGVDGIIISNHGGRQIDAGESTIKPLKGLADKFKSKYKVMIDSGLRSGPDIGRSLARGADFTFMGRPFMYGVGALGTSGGDHTIAMFKAQLKQVMEQLCCETIHDFPGTLIP
- a CDS encoding sugar phosphate isomerase/epimerase family protein produces the protein MKKAFLYLLIIALPITGIAQKTQQYKIALIDLMLLKRQKLGALPLAKELHADGIEIDMGGLGNRETFDNKLAIDSVREKYLQTARALNLEIPSLAMTGYYAQSFCGREHYKESIAACITTMKQMNVKTAFLPLGIQCDLKKNPEKRPAVVARLKEAGKMAQETGVTIAIETALDAKGEVALLKEIGSPAIKIYFNFSNPLKEGRDLYKELKILGAKNIAMIHCTNKDSVWLQNDPQIDLYKVKKTLDQMKWSGWLVVERSRDALHPRDVKYNYGTNVAYLKKVFQEVTK
- a CDS encoding alpha/beta hydrolase family protein — encoded protein: MLYLRRTLLLWGILFSFFAKAQENTDNKYAEPLAQVLKNIETRYGVAIRYPDSLVKGKVLNYARWRFRPDVEETLNNVLAPFDLKVKKDGDKKYKIGDYEYYRWAVADGWAELDRIAAQYKNLSEWEARKKELKQCILEKLQLAKLPAWPISEPVTTPIRKYNGYTIENIALEILPGVWINGSLYKPATHKGKIPVILNPDGHWQQQRYRPDCQLRCAALAKMGAMAFSYDLFAWGESLLQFKPEDHRRSLAMTIQALGAIRILDYLLALKDADTTRVGITGGSGGGSHTELMTAIDDRIKVSAPVVSVSSYFYGGCPCESGMDIHSCGGGTDNVEIAAMAAPRPQLLVSDGGDWTDKMPEHDFPYLQKMYSWYGKKADLQNVHLPTEKHDFGINKRTAVYHFMARYLGLNIKAIEDKKGVIDESDITIEDEKKLYVFGDHGEKLPARAVKGFDNLEKVFEAAVK